From the Gemmatimonadaceae bacterium genome, one window contains:
- a CDS encoding DUF5916 domain-containing protein gives MILALLGAFQVAAARPPVPTPLIYNGRAGQTDVRVPRIDATVTIDGNLDEPVWQRAAVLTGFSEYAPADQRPSPDSTDVLVWYSGNAMYFGIKAYEPHGAVRATLAERDNVSSDDNLEIHLDTYDQRTRAFVFIVNPLGVQADGIKNELGGFTPGSNVMPGQTDLSPDFIWESKGRVTSWGYEVEVRIPFSALRYPSESVQTWGLQFQRNVQHNGYTETWTAARKASASFIAQEGQLVGLTGMHHGHVVSVNPELTNTVNGVPCCAPADNGWQYTSKPRLGGNLRWAMGSNFVLNGTIRPDFSQVEADATQIAADERFALFYPEKRPFFVEGADQFNVPNTLLYTRTIVQPNEAMKLTGRVGSTEVAVLSALDAGSTTATGQAPLVDIVRLLRTFGDQSTMGMMYSERVGGGRANRVVDGDVHWTVDPRTYAQFQAVMSTTTQSGATQVAPMWEAVLDGTGRRFGFHYNVLGIGNGFAADNGFVQRTGVVQPSINNRLSLYGAPGAFIERFNVYLRQGATWNYDDFFAAKSLLEDYSTANSSFTFRGGWSLGVAPTYSSYAFDQAAYANLFVPVGNAVVPFQPSPRITTFTTNVTLATPRFAWYDASAGVTAGNDVDFLETSRVRRLTYNASLDLRPTEQIRVSATYQASTFTRRSDGERTTAMYIPRIKVEYQLTRSIFFRVVTQYTAMRHEALQDPRTGQILLLGSAPSTRTISDSLRTDWLFSYRPTPGTVFYFGYGNMLTEPQPLRFTQLRRANDGFFIKASYLWRVLGEAR, from the coding sequence ATGATTCTGGCCCTCCTCGGGGCGTTCCAGGTCGCCGCCGCGCGGCCGCCCGTCCCCACCCCCCTGATCTACAACGGCCGCGCCGGACAGACCGACGTCCGGGTCCCGCGGATCGACGCCACGGTCACGATCGACGGCAACCTCGACGAACCGGTGTGGCAACGGGCCGCCGTGCTCACCGGCTTTTCCGAGTACGCCCCCGCGGACCAGCGACCGAGTCCCGACTCCACCGACGTCCTGGTCTGGTACTCGGGCAACGCGATGTACTTCGGGATCAAGGCGTACGAACCGCACGGCGCCGTGCGCGCCACGCTCGCCGAGCGCGACAACGTGAGTTCGGACGACAACCTCGAGATTCACCTCGACACCTACGACCAGCGCACGCGCGCGTTCGTGTTCATCGTCAATCCGCTGGGCGTGCAGGCCGACGGCATCAAGAACGAACTCGGGGGCTTCACGCCCGGGTCGAACGTCATGCCCGGCCAGACCGACCTGAGCCCCGACTTCATCTGGGAATCGAAGGGCCGGGTGACGAGCTGGGGATACGAAGTGGAGGTCCGCATCCCGTTCAGCGCGCTCAGGTATCCGAGCGAGTCGGTGCAGACGTGGGGCCTCCAATTTCAACGCAACGTCCAGCACAACGGCTATACCGAGACCTGGACCGCCGCCCGCAAGGCGTCGGCGAGCTTCATCGCCCAGGAAGGGCAGCTCGTGGGGCTCACCGGCATGCACCACGGACACGTGGTGAGCGTGAACCCCGAACTCACCAACACGGTGAACGGTGTCCCCTGCTGCGCGCCGGCCGACAACGGCTGGCAGTACACCTCCAAGCCCCGCCTCGGCGGAAATCTCCGGTGGGCGATGGGCAGCAACTTCGTCCTCAATGGCACGATCCGGCCCGACTTCTCGCAGGTGGAGGCCGACGCCACGCAGATCGCGGCCGACGAACGGTTCGCTCTGTTCTACCCCGAAAAGCGGCCCTTCTTCGTGGAAGGCGCCGACCAATTCAACGTGCCCAACACGCTGCTCTATACCCGGACCATCGTGCAGCCCAACGAAGCGATGAAGCTTACGGGCAGGGTCGGGTCCACCGAAGTGGCCGTGCTCTCGGCGCTCGACGCGGGGAGCACGACGGCCACCGGTCAGGCGCCGCTCGTGGACATCGTGCGGCTGCTGCGCACCTTCGGCGACCAGAGCACGATGGGGATGATGTACAGCGAGCGCGTGGGCGGAGGCCGCGCGAACCGCGTCGTGGACGGCGACGTTCACTGGACGGTCGACCCGCGCACGTACGCGCAGTTCCAGGCGGTGATGAGCACGACCACGCAGAGCGGCGCCACCCAGGTCGCACCGATGTGGGAGGCGGTGCTCGACGGCACCGGGCGCCGCTTCGGGTTCCACTACAACGTGCTCGGCATCGGCAACGGGTTCGCGGCCGACAACGGATTCGTCCAGCGCACGGGGGTCGTGCAGCCGAGCATCAATAATCGGCTCTCGCTGTACGGCGCGCCGGGCGCCTTCATCGAACGGTTCAACGTCTATCTGCGGCAAGGGGCGACCTGGAACTACGACGATTTCTTCGCGGCCAAGAGCCTGCTCGAGGACTACTCCACCGCCAATTCGTCGTTCACGTTCCGCGGCGGATGGTCGTTGGGCGTGGCGCCGACCTACTCCAGCTACGCCTTCGATCAGGCGGCGTACGCGAACCTGTTCGTGCCGGTGGGAAACGCCGTGGTTCCGTTCCAGCCGTCGCCCCGCATCACGACGTTCACCACCAACGTCACGCTCGCCACGCCGCGGTTCGCCTGGTACGACGCATCGGCGGGTGTGACCGCGGGCAATGACGTGGACTTTCTGGAGACGTCCCGCGTACGCCGACTGACCTACAACGCGAGCCTGGACCTGCGACCGACCGAGCAGATACGGGTGAGTGCCACGTACCAGGCCAGCACCTTCACGCGGCGCAGCGACGGCGAGCGGACGACGGCGATGTACATCCCGCGGATCAAGGTCGAGTACCAGCTCACGCGGTCCATCTTCTTCCGGGTCGTGACGCAGTACACGGCCATGCGCCACGAGGCACTGCAGGATCCGCGCACGGGCCAGATACTGTTGCTCGGCTCGGCGCCGTCCACGCGGACCATCTCGGACTCGCTGCGCACCGATTGGCTGTTCTCGTATCGGCCGACGCCGGGCACGGTGTTCTACTTCGGATACGGCAACATGTTGACGGAGCCCCAACCCTTGCGGTTCACGCAGCTGCGGCGCGCGAACGATGGATTCTTCATCAAGGCCAGTTATCTGTGGCGGGTGCTGGGGGAAGCTCGGTAG
- a CDS encoding GntR family transcriptional regulator: MLITVDPADPRPIYVQIMDEVRRALVVGTLAADDALPSVRQLAVDLRVNPNTVAQAYRELERDGVVHVKRGQGTFVNDVGVNGRQKRTLAREVAARALRDAHRNGLGADELIRAIQTAANKSNG, from the coding sequence ATGCTGATCACCGTCGACCCCGCCGACCCACGCCCCATCTACGTCCAGATCATGGACGAGGTGCGCCGTGCGTTGGTCGTGGGCACGCTCGCCGCCGATGACGCCCTGCCCTCCGTGCGCCAACTCGCCGTGGACCTGCGCGTCAACCCCAACACGGTGGCCCAGGCCTACCGCGAACTCGAACGCGACGGGGTGGTGCACGTGAAGCGGGGGCAGGGCACGTTCGTGAACGACGTCGGCGTCAACGGAAGACAGAAGCGCACCCTTGCCCGTGAAGTCGCCGCGCGCGCGCTCCGCGACGCGCACCGCAACGGGCTGGGTGCCGACGAACTGATCAGGGCCATTCAGACGGCTGCCAATAAATCCAACGGATAG
- a CDS encoding ABC transporter ATP-binding protein, with the protein MMNPLPTRLADGPMAVATHGLTKRFGRLTALDALDLQVPEGAVYLLIGPNGAGKSTTLRVLLDLVRADAGSASVFGLDVGTDGPRIRANVGYVPEHHDWGYAWMRAGQLLRHHAEYFPAWDEAYALRLAALFEVDLARKVGELSKGQSRRVHLVMALAHRPPLLLLDEPIDGLDPIMRDETLGVLADHLSDSPTTVLISTHHVDEIDSLVDHVGAMRAGELRAQLSLADLHAGLRRYRAGVPDGWRGVPTLNGAVLRRTEGPREVQWTVWGREPEITDQLTRAGATVRDVAPVTLHEATLALLNPKADQV; encoded by the coding sequence ATGATGAATCCACTTCCCACCAGGCTGGCGGACGGACCCATGGCCGTCGCCACGCACGGACTCACCAAGCGGTTCGGCCGGCTGACCGCGCTCGACGCCCTCGACCTCCAGGTGCCGGAAGGCGCGGTGTACCTGCTGATCGGACCCAACGGCGCCGGCAAGAGCACGACCCTCCGCGTCCTGCTCGATCTCGTCCGCGCCGACGCCGGTTCGGCGTCGGTCTTCGGGCTCGACGTGGGGACCGACGGGCCGCGGATACGGGCCAACGTGGGCTACGTCCCCGAACACCACGACTGGGGCTACGCGTGGATGCGCGCCGGGCAGCTGCTGCGCCACCACGCCGAGTACTTCCCGGCATGGGACGAGGCGTACGCATTGCGCCTGGCGGCACTGTTCGAAGTCGATCTGGCCCGCAAAGTGGGCGAACTTTCCAAAGGGCAGTCGCGGCGCGTGCACCTCGTCATGGCGCTGGCCCACCGCCCGCCGCTGCTGCTGCTCGACGAGCCGATCGACGGTCTGGATCCGATCATGCGCGACGAAACGCTGGGCGTGCTCGCGGATCACCTGAGTGATTCGCCGACGACCGTCCTGATCTCCACGCACCACGTGGACGAGATCGACAGCCTGGTGGACCACGTGGGCGCGATGCGCGCCGGCGAGTTGCGCGCACAGCTCTCTCTGGCCGACCTGCACGCCGGCCTGCGCCGCTATCGCGCGGGCGTGCCCGACGGATGGAGGGGGGTGCCGACGCTCAACGGCGCCGTGCTGCGCCGTACGGAGGGGCCGCGCGAGGTACAGTGGACGGTGTGGGGCCGCGAACCGGAGATCACCGATCAGCTCACGCGCGCCGGCGCGACCGTGCGCGACGTGGCGCCGGTAACGCTGCACGAGGCCACGCTGGCGCTGCTCAACCCCAAGGCGGACCAGGTATGA